In Micrococcus luteus NCTC 2665, a single window of DNA contains:
- a CDS encoding alpha/beta hydrolase family protein, which yields MAARPRRPRPHPADLPPALAAAVTVASRRAGSRESRVRRAGRLVRRGVTGSVRGGVAVASPVARWAPPVLSVAAASAFVLAGASSALAGVFARTVVTPVRRHAESTPILAVVDTPAGQDVILQADEYTTVPGQYSLTFDDGAGCARIGEITSFDPRDGTVQRGVEEVFSGDLTTATRGRFTGFVYPTPADAGLDAEDVQVPVPGGHARAWRIAPDPSEDGEPRPAEGLWAVMVHGRGARRNEGIRAVPTARRLGMTSLLISYRNDGDAPDAADARYGLGTTEWEDVEAAIRYALDHGARDVVLFGWSMGGAVVLQTVDRSTLAPRVRGVVLTGPVVDWVDVLRHQARLNRIPEAVGLLGQWLLANRAGRFITGLAAPVDLKALDWVTRADHVRVPTLILHSEDDEYVPVGPSQDLAERNPDLVRFVRFHQARHTREQNVDPRKWDTAVRGWLRAVLSAPRPGDRRR from the coding sequence ATGGCCGCACGACCCCGCCGTCCCCGTCCCCACCCCGCCGACCTGCCGCCCGCCCTGGCCGCCGCCGTCACCGTGGCATCCCGGCGGGCCGGGAGTCGCGAGTCCCGCGTCCGCCGAGCGGGCCGCCTGGTCCGCCGCGGAGTCACCGGATCGGTGCGCGGCGGCGTGGCCGTGGCCTCCCCGGTGGCCCGCTGGGCCCCGCCCGTGCTCAGCGTCGCCGCGGCCTCCGCCTTCGTGCTGGCCGGGGCGAGCTCGGCGCTCGCGGGCGTGTTCGCGCGGACCGTGGTGACCCCCGTGCGCCGGCACGCCGAGTCCACGCCGATCCTCGCCGTCGTCGACACGCCCGCCGGGCAGGACGTGATCCTGCAGGCCGACGAGTACACCACCGTGCCCGGCCAGTACTCCCTCACGTTCGACGACGGCGCCGGGTGCGCCCGGATCGGGGAGATCACCTCGTTCGACCCCCGGGACGGGACGGTGCAGCGCGGGGTCGAGGAGGTCTTCTCCGGTGATCTGACGACGGCGACCCGGGGCCGGTTCACCGGCTTCGTCTACCCGACCCCCGCCGACGCCGGGCTCGACGCCGAGGACGTGCAGGTGCCGGTGCCCGGCGGCCACGCCCGCGCATGGCGCATCGCGCCGGACCCCAGCGAGGACGGCGAGCCCCGTCCCGCGGAGGGGCTGTGGGCGGTGATGGTCCACGGCCGGGGCGCGCGCCGCAACGAGGGCATCCGCGCCGTCCCGACCGCCCGCCGCCTGGGCATGACGTCGCTGCTGATCTCCTACCGCAACGACGGCGACGCCCCGGACGCGGCCGACGCCCGCTACGGGCTCGGCACCACTGAATGGGAGGACGTCGAGGCCGCGATCCGCTACGCCCTGGACCATGGCGCCCGGGACGTCGTCCTCTTCGGCTGGTCCATGGGCGGGGCCGTGGTGCTGCAGACCGTGGACCGTTCCACGCTGGCCCCGCGCGTGCGCGGCGTGGTCCTGACGGGCCCCGTCGTGGACTGGGTGGACGTGCTGCGCCACCAGGCCCGGCTCAACCGGATCCCCGAAGCCGTGGGCCTGCTCGGCCAGTGGCTGCTGGCCAACCGGGCCGGCCGGTTCATCACGGGCCTGGCCGCCCCCGTGGACCTCAAGGCCCTGGACTGGGTGACCCGCGCCGACCACGTGCGCGTGCCCACGCTGATCCTGCACTCCGAGGACGATGAGTACGTGCCCGTCGGCCCCTCGCAGGACCTGGCCGAGCGCAACCCGGACCTGGTCCGGTTCGTCCGCTTCCACCAGGCCCGCCACACCCGGGAGCAGAACGTGGACCCGCGCAAGTGGGACACCGCCGTGCGCGGCTGGCTGCGCGCCGTGCTCAGCGCCCCCCGCCCCGGCGACAGGAGGCGCTGA
- the msrB gene encoding peptide-methionine (R)-S-oxide reductase MsrB: MTETPPTPHDGPTPDPARDAPAPEQTLAAPGGTRLTDEEWARRLTPEEFQVLRRAGTERPFTGEYWDSHVKGVYACRACGSELFRSDEKFDAHCGWPSFFAPLAEDRVEYLKDTTLGMERIEVRCAACGSHMGHVFAGEGYDTPTDLRYCINSVSLRLAPADDAAAPDGAR; encoded by the coding sequence ATGACCGAGACTCCCCCCACCCCCCATGACGGCCCCACCCCCGACCCCGCGCGGGACGCCCCGGCTCCCGAACAGACCCTGGCCGCCCCGGGCGGCACCCGCCTGACGGACGAGGAGTGGGCCCGACGGCTCACGCCCGAGGAGTTCCAGGTGCTGCGCCGGGCCGGCACAGAGCGGCCCTTCACCGGTGAGTACTGGGACTCGCACGTGAAGGGCGTGTACGCGTGCCGGGCGTGCGGGTCCGAGCTGTTCCGCTCGGACGAGAAGTTCGACGCGCACTGCGGCTGGCCCTCGTTCTTCGCGCCGCTCGCGGAGGACCGGGTGGAGTACCTGAAGGACACCACCCTGGGCATGGAGCGGATCGAGGTGCGGTGCGCGGCCTGCGGCTCCCACATGGGTCACGTCTTCGCGGGCGAGGGCTACGACACCCCCACGGACCTGCGCTACTGCATCAACTCGGTCTCGCTGCGCCTGGCCCCCGCCGACGACGCGGCGGCCCCGGACGGGGCGCGCTGA
- a CDS encoding DUF3000 domain-containing protein: protein MSVIGPRRLAASPGAVEAPVPPGVFRRALADLRDARPRTEVRLREIPAPEGQAPFAVALAADVCGGPGATGGVLATGRFVLLHDPAPDTRWPGGFRAVTWIRASLEPDVALDQLAGAVAWTWLVEALGRRHAEHSHAGGTATRSIAEGFGTLSAAPDTTDIELRASWTPAPRDLGSHLEAWSDMICAFAGLPPEHTADVSTAGP, encoded by the coding sequence ATGAGCGTGATCGGGCCCCGTCGCCTCGCCGCCTCCCCCGGGGCGGTCGAGGCGCCCGTGCCGCCGGGGGTGTTCCGGCGTGCCCTGGCGGACCTGCGCGATGCGCGGCCGCGGACCGAGGTGCGGCTGCGGGAGATCCCAGCGCCCGAGGGGCAGGCGCCCTTCGCCGTCGCCCTCGCCGCCGACGTGTGCGGCGGGCCGGGCGCGACCGGCGGCGTGCTGGCCACGGGGCGGTTCGTCCTCCTGCACGACCCGGCCCCGGACACCCGGTGGCCGGGCGGATTCCGGGCGGTGACCTGGATCCGTGCGAGCCTGGAACCGGACGTCGCGCTGGACCAGCTGGCCGGCGCCGTCGCCTGGACGTGGCTCGTGGAGGCGCTCGGGCGCCGCCACGCCGAACACTCCCATGCCGGCGGCACCGCGACGCGCAGCATCGCGGAGGGCTTCGGGACGCTCAGTGCGGCCCCGGACACCACCGACATCGAGCTGCGCGCCTCATGGACCCCGGCCCCGCGAGACCTCGGCTCGCATCTCGAGGCATGGTCGGACATGATCTGCGCGTTCGCCGGCCTGCCGCCGGAGCACACCGCGGACGTCTCCACGGCCGGCCCCTGA
- a CDS encoding HRDC domain-containing protein, translating into MTDAPETAAPDAPPRLIATPAGGVPRLTDTPAGLEACAAALAAGTGPVAVDAERASGIRYGQRAMLVQLKREGAGIWLVDPEALDGLAPLQEALTGVEWILHAASQDLPCLAEQGLRPDRLFDTELAARVAGLPRVGLVAVLEELLGVTLAKEHSAADWSVRPLPEAMLTYAALDVELLVPLREALIARLEADGKLAWAEQEFEHVRTAPPPAPKKDPWRGTSGSQTLRRPVQRAVLKRLWEAREDLARHRDVAPGRLIPDRSIVAAAAAQPRTVPALRQTSGFHGRAASREAPRWIAAIRAGVEDAERGDAPAAQIRTGDGPPPPRAWKDRDPVADRRLRTAKARVARRAEQLGMPTENLLTPDTLRRICWAPPAPITPETVDAFLTERGARPWQVENVGAIVTVALLDPDPADA; encoded by the coding sequence ATGACCGACGCCCCCGAGACGGCCGCCCCGGACGCGCCCCCGCGGCTGATCGCCACACCGGCCGGCGGAGTCCCCCGGCTCACCGACACCCCCGCGGGGCTGGAGGCCTGCGCCGCGGCGCTCGCCGCGGGGACCGGGCCCGTCGCCGTCGACGCGGAGCGCGCCTCCGGGATCCGGTACGGCCAGCGGGCCATGCTCGTCCAGCTCAAGCGCGAGGGCGCCGGCATCTGGCTCGTCGACCCCGAAGCCCTCGACGGGCTCGCCCCGCTGCAGGAGGCCCTCACGGGCGTCGAGTGGATCCTGCACGCGGCCAGCCAGGACCTGCCCTGCCTGGCCGAGCAGGGACTGCGCCCCGACCGGCTGTTCGACACCGAGCTCGCGGCCCGGGTGGCCGGCCTGCCGCGCGTCGGCCTGGTCGCGGTCCTGGAGGAGCTGCTCGGGGTCACCCTCGCCAAGGAGCACTCCGCCGCCGACTGGTCGGTGCGTCCGCTGCCCGAGGCGATGCTCACCTACGCCGCGCTCGACGTCGAGCTGCTCGTCCCGCTGCGCGAGGCCCTGATCGCGCGCCTCGAGGCCGACGGCAAGCTCGCGTGGGCCGAACAGGAGTTCGAGCACGTGCGCACGGCCCCGCCGCCCGCGCCGAAGAAGGACCCCTGGCGCGGCACCTCGGGCTCCCAGACGCTGCGCCGCCCCGTGCAGCGCGCGGTCCTCAAGCGCCTGTGGGAGGCCCGCGAGGACCTCGCCCGCCACCGCGACGTCGCCCCCGGCCGGCTCATCCCGGACCGGTCGATCGTCGCCGCCGCGGCCGCCCAGCCGCGCACCGTCCCCGCCCTGCGCCAGACCTCCGGCTTCCACGGCCGCGCCGCGAGCCGCGAGGCCCCGCGCTGGATCGCCGCGATCCGGGCCGGCGTCGAGGACGCCGAGCGGGGCGACGCCCCCGCGGCGCAGATCCGCACCGGGGACGGCCCGCCCCCACCCCGGGCCTGGAAGGACCGGGACCCGGTGGCGGACCGCCGCCTGCGCACGGCCAAGGCCCGCGTCGCCCGACGGGCCGAACAGCTGGGGATGCCCACCGAGAACCTCCTCACCCCGGACACCCTCCGGCGGATCTGCTGGGCCCCGCCCGCCCCGATCACCCCCGAGACCGTGGACGCGTTCCTGACGGAGCGGGGCGCGCGCCCGTGGCAGGTGGAGAACGTCGGCGCGATCGTCACGGTCGCGCTGCTGGACCCCGATCCCGCCGACGCCTGA
- a CDS encoding 3-hydroxyacyl-CoA dehydrogenase NAD-binding domain-containing protein encodes MTPVSLASFDHLPALAPDEVVTAVTVTDHALPEGAGTLALLTLDNGQGPRRPATLGPATLLGLGRVLDEQAARAAAGEIQALAVTGVEGTFAAGADLSLIAGITGDVGRDLALLGHAVYDRLAALEIPTVALVNGLALGGGLELALAAGHRVVAADAKGFGLPEVRLGLIPGWSGVWRVPHLIGPEAAVDVVLKNPLDDNRMLDARAAHGLGLMDRIAEGDLLDAGLELAGALVTGDESVAAELAAHRDRDVSDAAWDRALAALERLQAARPGRHLPARRHLEDLFTGARTRTRAESAQAEADALGTLLHSPEFRRTVYAFLGLVQGRAKRPAGDPGRELAREVRKVGIVGAGLMAGQLALVFARHLRVPVVMTDVDAERVERGLAGVRAQVEKMVSRGRLSAEDGEALAGLITADTDKAVYADADVVIEAVFEELEVKRTVFRELEGIVREDAILMTNTSSLSVAAMAEVLEHPERLVGFHFFNPVAVMPLVEIVRTEATTDEVVATAFELTRRLRKTGVLVHDATAFVVNRVLLRMMGEVQNSFDEGTDAHEADHAVDPLALPMTPFTLLAMVGIPVAQHVSESLSASFGAERFPVSANLQRLIDAGKTAIWAKDVRPDRRDEEAAGATGEQIPEATAALLEQGSTPQTSEELLRRVEDALAEEIGLLLDEGVVAAPEDVDLCMILGAGWPLHLGGITPYLDDCGAAERVNGRRFHPAAQA; translated from the coding sequence ATGACACCCGTTTCTCTTGCTTCCTTCGACCACCTGCCCGCCCTGGCCCCGGACGAGGTCGTCACCGCCGTCACCGTGACCGACCACGCCCTGCCCGAGGGCGCGGGCACGCTCGCGCTGCTCACGCTGGACAACGGACAGGGACCCCGCCGGCCCGCGACCCTGGGCCCGGCCACGCTCCTCGGCCTCGGCCGGGTCCTCGACGAGCAGGCCGCCCGTGCCGCGGCGGGCGAGATCCAGGCCCTGGCCGTGACCGGCGTGGAGGGGACCTTCGCGGCCGGGGCGGACCTGTCCCTGATCGCGGGCATCACCGGCGACGTCGGCCGCGACCTGGCCCTGCTCGGCCACGCCGTCTACGACCGGCTCGCGGCCCTCGAGATCCCCACGGTCGCGCTCGTGAACGGCCTCGCCCTCGGCGGCGGCCTCGAGCTGGCCCTGGCCGCCGGACACCGCGTGGTGGCCGCCGACGCGAAGGGCTTCGGCCTGCCCGAGGTCCGGCTCGGCCTGATCCCCGGCTGGTCCGGCGTGTGGCGCGTGCCCCACCTGATCGGCCCGGAGGCCGCCGTCGACGTCGTGCTGAAGAACCCCCTCGACGACAACCGCATGCTCGACGCCCGCGCCGCGCACGGACTCGGGCTCATGGACCGGATCGCCGAGGGGGACCTCCTCGACGCCGGCCTCGAGCTCGCCGGCGCCCTGGTCACGGGGGACGAGTCCGTGGCGGCCGAACTGGCCGCCCACCGCGACCGCGACGTGTCCGACGCCGCCTGGGACCGTGCCCTGGCGGCGCTGGAGCGGCTGCAGGCCGCTCGCCCCGGACGCCACCTGCCGGCACGCCGCCACCTGGAGGACCTGTTCACCGGCGCCCGCACGCGCACCCGCGCCGAGTCCGCCCAGGCCGAGGCGGACGCCCTCGGGACCCTGCTGCACTCCCCCGAGTTCCGCCGCACCGTGTACGCGTTCCTCGGCCTCGTCCAGGGCCGCGCCAAGCGCCCCGCCGGCGACCCGGGCCGCGAGCTCGCCCGCGAGGTCCGCAAGGTCGGCATCGTCGGTGCAGGCCTGATGGCCGGCCAGCTCGCCCTCGTCTTCGCCCGGCACCTGCGGGTGCCCGTCGTCATGACGGACGTCGACGCCGAGCGTGTCGAGCGCGGCCTGGCGGGCGTGCGCGCGCAGGTCGAGAAGATGGTCTCCCGTGGTCGGCTCTCCGCCGAGGACGGAGAGGCCTTGGCCGGGTTGATCACCGCGGACACGGACAAGGCGGTGTACGCGGACGCCGACGTCGTCATCGAGGCCGTCTTCGAGGAGCTCGAGGTCAAGCGCACCGTCTTCCGCGAGCTCGAGGGCATCGTGCGTGAGGACGCCATCCTGATGACCAACACCTCGAGCCTGTCCGTGGCCGCCATGGCCGAGGTCCTCGAGCATCCCGAGCGCCTCGTGGGCTTCCACTTCTTCAACCCGGTGGCGGTCATGCCGCTCGTGGAGATCGTGCGGACCGAGGCGACGACGGACGAGGTCGTGGCCACCGCGTTCGAACTGACCCGCCGGCTCCGCAAGACCGGCGTGCTCGTCCACGACGCCACCGCGTTCGTGGTCAACCGCGTCCTGCTGCGCATGATGGGCGAGGTGCAGAACTCCTTCGACGAGGGCACCGACGCGCACGAGGCCGACCACGCGGTGGACCCGCTGGCCCTGCCGATGACGCCGTTCACCCTGCTGGCCATGGTCGGCATCCCCGTGGCCCAGCACGTGTCCGAGTCCCTCTCCGCGTCCTTCGGCGCGGAGCGCTTCCCGGTCTCGGCGAACCTGCAGCGCCTGATCGACGCCGGCAAGACCGCGATCTGGGCCAAGGACGTCCGCCCCGACCGGCGCGACGAGGAGGCCGCCGGCGCGACCGGCGAGCAGATCCCGGAGGCGACCGCGGCCCTGCTGGAGCAGGGCTCGACCCCGCAGACCTCCGAGGAGCTGCTGCGCCGGGTCGAGGACGCGCTGGCCGAGGAGATCGGCCTGCTCCTGGACGAGGGCGTCGTCGCGGCCCCCGAGGACGTGGACCTGTGCATGATCCTCGGCGCCGGCTGGCCCCTGCACCTGGGCGGCATCACGCCGTACCTGGACGACTGCGGGGCCGCCGAACGGGTGAACGGGCGGCGCTTCCACCCGGCCGCGCAGGCCTGA
- a CDS encoding Rieske (2Fe-2S) protein, protein MTTQDSPLTPNSSRSGCCGDHARPDTSRRTVLGRGAAVAAAGAGALALAGCTDRLREKDTAQDHYTGSDAVDALPAAELPVGASREVQVQGRTLMMHRVDETTVTAFTNVCTHQGCLLQVVDRQEGPAYACPCHGSHFDVTSGKPFGGPARKALMDYDAAVVDDRIVVKL, encoded by the coding sequence ATGACCACGCAGGACTCCCCCCTCACCCCGAACTCCTCCCGGTCCGGCTGCTGCGGCGACCACGCCCGCCCGGACACCTCCCGCCGCACCGTCCTGGGCCGCGGCGCCGCCGTCGCCGCCGCGGGTGCCGGCGCACTCGCGCTGGCCGGCTGCACGGACCGGCTGCGCGAGAAGGACACCGCGCAGGACCACTACACCGGCTCCGACGCCGTCGACGCGCTGCCCGCCGCCGAGCTGCCCGTGGGCGCCTCCCGGGAGGTGCAGGTGCAGGGCCGGACGCTGATGATGCACCGCGTGGACGAGACCACGGTGACCGCCTTCACCAACGTGTGCACGCACCAGGGCTGCCTGCTCCAGGTCGTGGACCGGCAGGAGGGGCCGGCCTACGCCTGCCCCTGCCACGGCTCGCACTTCGACGTCACCTCGGGGAAGCCGTTCGGCGGCCCGGCCCGCAAGGCCCTCATGGACTACGATGCGGCCGTCGTCGACGACCGCATCGTCGTCAAGCTCTGA
- a CDS encoding PLD nuclease N-terminal domain-containing protein: MVAALSGAAAAAAANPLVPTPGEAALGWGLSVVAGVLWVAGFVSLGRSPLDARARLPWVGVMLLLPALGALIWFWWRHRYYPARRREQPAWDPNDRSAVVMPPRRRYGAPED, from the coding sequence ATGGTCGCCGCGCTGAGCGGCGCGGCCGCCGCGGCGGCCGCCAACCCGCTCGTGCCGACGCCGGGGGAGGCCGCCCTGGGCTGGGGCCTGTCCGTCGTGGCCGGCGTGCTGTGGGTGGCCGGCTTCGTCTCGCTGGGCCGCAGCCCCCTGGACGCCCGGGCGCGCCTGCCATGGGTCGGCGTCATGCTGCTGCTGCCCGCGCTGGGAGCGCTCATCTGGTTCTGGTGGCGGCACCGCTACTACCCGGCCCGGCGGCGCGAGCAGCCGGCGTGGGACCCCAACGACCGCTCCGCCGTCGTGATGCCCCCACGGCGGCGCTACGGCGCGCCGGAGGACTGA
- a CDS encoding aldo/keto reductase: MRHTRLGRSGLTVSVVGLGCNNLGRPGTATLDQAGTDAVVHAALDAGITFFDVADIYGAEPGLSEERLGRALGARRDEVVIGTKFGMDMGGVAGDDGGARGSRRYIVRAVEDSLRRLGTDWIDLYQFHTPDPATPIQETLRALDDLVRSGKVRYVGHSNRAGWQIAQAEYVARELGVERFVSAQNHYNLLDRRAELEVVPAAAEFGLGVLPYFPLANGLLTGKYSQGDAPEGSRLSHVRQNMVADADLEQLAAFGRFARERGITEVQAAIGWLAAQGPVSSVIAGATRAAQVVENAAAADWLATAEDLAELDALFPGPEKVALF, from the coding sequence GTGCGCCACACCCGTCTCGGCCGCTCCGGGCTGACCGTGTCCGTCGTCGGCCTGGGGTGCAACAACCTCGGCCGCCCCGGCACCGCCACGCTCGATCAGGCCGGCACAGACGCCGTCGTCCACGCCGCGCTCGACGCCGGCATCACCTTCTTCGACGTCGCCGACATCTACGGCGCCGAGCCCGGCCTGTCCGAGGAGCGGCTCGGCCGCGCCCTGGGCGCCCGCCGCGACGAGGTGGTGATCGGCACCAAGTTCGGCATGGACATGGGCGGTGTCGCCGGCGACGACGGCGGCGCGCGGGGCTCGCGCCGGTACATCGTGCGCGCCGTCGAGGACTCCCTGCGCCGTCTCGGCACCGACTGGATCGACCTCTACCAGTTCCACACCCCGGACCCGGCCACGCCCATCCAGGAGACCCTCCGTGCGCTCGACGACCTCGTGCGCTCCGGCAAGGTCCGCTACGTGGGCCACTCGAACCGGGCCGGGTGGCAGATCGCCCAGGCCGAGTACGTGGCCCGCGAGCTGGGCGTGGAGCGCTTCGTGTCGGCGCAGAACCACTACAACCTGCTGGACCGCCGGGCCGAGCTCGAGGTGGTCCCGGCGGCGGCGGAGTTCGGGCTCGGCGTCCTGCCGTACTTCCCGCTGGCCAACGGGCTGCTCACGGGCAAGTACTCGCAGGGCGACGCGCCCGAGGGCTCGCGCCTGTCCCACGTGCGCCAGAACATGGTGGCCGACGCCGACCTGGAGCAGCTGGCCGCGTTCGGCCGGTTCGCCCGGGAGCGGGGGATCACCGAGGTTCAGGCCGCGATCGGGTGGCTGGCGGCGCAGGGACCGGTGTCCTCCGTGATCGCCGGCGCCACCCGTGCCGCGCAGGTCGTGGAGAACGCGGCGGCGGCCGACTGGCTCGCCACCGCGGAGGACCTGGCGGAGCTGGACGCCCTGTTCCCGGGCCCGGAGAAGGTCGCGCTCTTCTGA
- the dxs gene encoding 1-deoxy-D-xylulose-5-phosphate synthase: MEHLPPTSPGAPLLPQIARPADLSALTEDQLTALAAEIRAYLIAHVSKTGGHLGPNLGVVELTLAVHRVFESPKDAVIFDTGHQSYVHKLLTGRQDFTTLRQEGGLSGYGDRTESEHDVVESSHASSSLSWADGIARAWAQTGQGDRTVVAVIGDGALTGGMAWEAVNNIAAGRDRRVVIVVNDNGRSYAPTVGGVAEHLGGLRRGVLDKVRTHHRYEQTLDYLKRRLQEAGLAGELVYRPLHAAKKGLKDLWAPQGLFEDLGMKYIGPVDGHDLTAMEEALEDARAYGGPVIVHAMTEKGHGYAPAVAHEADQFHAIGVIDPSTGEPITSSTAQSWTSVFGEEMVAIADERPDVVAITAAMQNPVGLAPMALAHPDRVFDVGIAEQHAVTSAAGMAFGGLHPVVAVYATFLNRAYDQVLMDVGLHRAGVTFVLDRAGVTGPDGPSHHGMWDLALLQSVPGLRISAPRDADTLREELREAVAVEDAPTVVRFAKGSVGESVRALERLSDGTDVLARRGEDGGRDGAERDVLIVAVGAMAELSLDVAERLERHGISATVIDPRWVLPVARSVIDTAARHRIVVCLEDGVRAGGVGSRIRQEMRAAGVDTALNEVGLPVEFLAHGSREQVLARVGLTAQRITQDTVAQVLGAKVPYARPVPEDAVAPHHQEQA; the protein is encoded by the coding sequence ATGGAACATCTGCCCCCCACGAGCCCCGGCGCCCCGCTGCTGCCGCAGATCGCCCGCCCGGCGGACCTGTCGGCCCTCACGGAGGACCAGTTGACCGCGCTGGCGGCGGAGATCCGCGCCTACCTGATCGCCCACGTCTCCAAGACGGGCGGCCACCTCGGACCGAATCTGGGCGTCGTCGAGCTGACGCTGGCCGTGCACCGCGTGTTCGAATCGCCGAAGGACGCGGTCATCTTCGACACTGGCCACCAGTCGTACGTGCACAAGCTGCTCACCGGACGCCAGGACTTCACGACGCTCCGTCAGGAGGGGGGCCTGTCCGGCTACGGTGACCGCACCGAGTCCGAGCACGACGTGGTGGAGTCCTCGCACGCCTCCAGCTCGCTCTCCTGGGCGGATGGCATCGCGCGGGCCTGGGCGCAGACCGGGCAGGGGGACCGCACCGTGGTGGCCGTGATCGGCGACGGCGCGCTCACGGGGGGCATGGCCTGGGAGGCGGTCAACAACATCGCCGCCGGCCGGGATCGGCGCGTGGTGATCGTGGTCAACGACAACGGCCGCTCGTATGCGCCCACGGTGGGCGGCGTCGCCGAGCACCTGGGCGGACTGCGCCGCGGGGTGCTGGACAAGGTGCGCACCCACCACCGCTACGAGCAGACCCTCGACTACCTCAAGCGCCGCCTCCAGGAGGCCGGCCTCGCGGGTGAGCTGGTGTACCGGCCGCTGCACGCGGCGAAGAAGGGCCTCAAGGACCTCTGGGCGCCGCAGGGCCTGTTCGAGGACCTGGGCATGAAGTACATCGGCCCGGTGGACGGTCACGACCTCACCGCCATGGAGGAGGCCCTCGAGGACGCGCGGGCGTACGGCGGGCCCGTGATCGTCCACGCGATGACCGAGAAGGGGCACGGCTACGCGCCGGCGGTCGCGCACGAGGCGGACCAGTTCCACGCGATCGGCGTGATCGACCCCTCCACGGGCGAGCCCATCACCTCGTCGACGGCCCAGTCCTGGACCTCCGTGTTCGGCGAGGAGATGGTCGCGATCGCGGACGAGCGGCCGGACGTCGTGGCCATCACCGCCGCCATGCAGAACCCCGTGGGCCTGGCCCCGATGGCGCTGGCCCATCCGGACCGGGTGTTCGACGTCGGCATCGCCGAGCAGCACGCGGTCACCTCGGCCGCCGGCATGGCCTTCGGTGGTCTGCACCCCGTGGTGGCCGTCTACGCGACCTTCCTCAACCGCGCGTACGACCAGGTGCTCATGGACGTGGGCCTGCACCGTGCAGGCGTGACGTTCGTGCTGGACCGCGCGGGCGTCACCGGGCCGGACGGCCCGAGCCACCACGGCATGTGGGACCTGGCCCTGCTGCAGTCGGTGCCGGGGCTGCGGATCTCCGCGCCCCGCGACGCGGACACGCTCCGGGAGGAGCTGCGCGAGGCCGTCGCCGTCGAGGACGCGCCCACCGTGGTGCGGTTCGCGAAGGGCTCGGTCGGCGAGTCGGTGCGCGCCCTGGAGCGGCTGTCGGACGGGACGGACGTGCTCGCCCGGCGCGGCGAGGACGGCGGACGCGACGGCGCCGAGCGGGACGTGCTGATCGTGGCGGTGGGCGCGATGGCCGAGCTCAGCCTCGACGTCGCCGAACGGCTCGAGCGGCACGGCATCAGCGCCACGGTGATCGACCCGCGGTGGGTCCTGCCCGTGGCCCGGTCCGTGATCGACACGGCCGCCCGCCACCGGATCGTCGTGTGCCTCGAGGACGGGGTGCGGGCCGGCGGCGTCGGCTCGCGGATCCGCCAGGAGATGCGTGCGGCCGGCGTGGACACCGCCCTGAACGAGGTCGGCCTGCCCGTCGAGTTCCTCGCCCACGGCAGCCGCGAGCAGGTGCTGGCCCGCGTGGGCCTCACGGCGCAGCGCATCACCCAGGACACCGTCGCCCAGGTCCTCGGCGCCAAGGTCCCGTACGCCCGGCCCGTCCCCGAGGACGCGGTCGCCCCTCACCACCAGGAGCAGGCATGA